From Acidobacteriota bacterium, a single genomic window includes:
- the bamD gene encoding outer membrane protein assembly factor BamD — MGILIRRFLLPISLTILLISCTDHEGVELQEERRGPAQTLFENGMEFLAKKHFIKARLSFQTLISTHPESEYTPASFLSIADSYYEEGGKENLLQAGAQYKDFIIFYPTHESADHAQMRIAAINYRLGKPYERDPTYIRKAEVELKKFLDEFPDSELAPTAEEFLRQIRENLSKCPGPQEGTNTQ; from the coding sequence ATGGGCATTCTGATCAGACGGTTTTTGTTGCCAATTTCCCTAACCATCCTTCTGATCTCCTGCACGGACCACGAGGGAGTGGAACTCCAGGAGGAGCGCCGTGGCCCGGCTCAAACACTTTTTGAAAACGGAATGGAATTCCTAGCCAAGAAGCACTTCATCAAGGCGCGCCTTTCCTTCCAGACGCTCATCAGCACCCATCCAGAGAGCGAATACACTCCGGCCTCGTTCCTTTCCATCGCCGACTCCTATTACGAGGAAGGGGGCAAGGAGAACCTGCTGCAAGCGGGTGCTCAATACAAGGACTTCATCATATTCTATCCCACCCACGAAAGCGCCGACCACGCCCAGATGCGGATCGCCGCCATCAACTACCGGCTCGGGAAACCTTATGAGCGGGACCCCACCTACATCCGCAAGGCGGAGGTCGAACTGAAGAAGTTTCTGGACGAGTTCCCGGACAGCGAGTTGGCGCCGACAGCGGAAGAGTTTCTCAGGCAAATTCGTGAGAATCTCTCCAAGTGCCCAGGTCCGCAAGAAGGGACAAATACCCAATAA
- a CDS encoding integration host factor subunit beta, giving the protein MIKQDIVSRVSEKVGLTKARSEEAVETVLEVLKRALKHGERIELRGFGVFLVKPRKSGIGRNPRTGAVVPIPPGKTVRFKPGKEIRSG; this is encoded by the coding sequence GTGATCAAACAGGACATTGTGTCACGCGTCTCCGAAAAGGTGGGATTGACCAAGGCGAGGTCCGAAGAGGCCGTCGAGACCGTGCTGGAGGTGTTGAAGCGCGCCCTGAAGCATGGGGAACGCATTGAGTTGCGGGGCTTCGGAGTCTTTCTGGTCAAGCCGCGGAAGAGTGGCATCGGCCGCAACCCCAGGACGGGAGCCGTGGTCCCCATTCCTCCCGGCAAGACCGTTCGCTTCAAACCCGGGAAAGAAATCCGCTCCGGCTGA
- a CDS encoding tyrosine-type recombinase/integrase: MPTARLTDRLLKNLKTEQTVQEFWDQSFPGSFGVRVMKSGRKTFTFLYRTDGRRRRMKLGVYPALSLAQARSQAFKLLGAVQRGEDPAEERRQERQAGTFEELAELYLERHARPNKKPASIKEDTRILNTYLLPVWGRRKFRTITRSDVIRLLDDIQFNRQAPVMANRVKALTSTIFNFALRKALVPETFANPCTHVALPARERSRDRVLSDHEIRALWKDLENRMEPTASIYRLILLMGQRPGETKAMRWRDLDDENIWTIPATETKNKREHKVPLSSQALAIIQGLHPLTGDSEFVFASPRGGHIRWLQKMSQRIQKKTGFHFRPHDLRRTCATNLSKLGTDDVTIARILNHSWPFRHMTAVYNRWEKLPEMSRALQRWGERLEQKITG, from the coding sequence ATGCCCACCGCAAGACTGACCGACAGGCTGCTGAAGAACCTGAAGACGGAACAAACCGTCCAGGAATTCTGGGATCAGTCCTTCCCCGGCTCTTTCGGAGTGCGGGTCATGAAGAGCGGGCGAAAAACCTTCACGTTTCTCTATCGAACCGACGGCCGACGAAGACGGATGAAGCTTGGTGTCTACCCGGCACTTTCTCTGGCACAGGCCAGGTCCCAGGCCTTCAAATTGCTGGGTGCGGTCCAGCGAGGAGAAGACCCGGCGGAAGAACGCCGGCAAGAACGCCAAGCCGGTACATTCGAGGAGTTGGCCGAGTTGTATCTGGAGAGGCACGCCCGACCCAACAAGAAACCGGCCAGCATCAAGGAAGACACGCGCATCTTGAACACCTACCTGCTGCCGGTTTGGGGCCGAAGGAAGTTTCGAACCATCACACGCTCCGATGTCATTCGTCTTCTGGACGACATCCAATTCAATCGTCAGGCTCCGGTCATGGCCAACCGGGTCAAGGCACTGACCTCCACGATCTTCAATTTCGCGTTGAGGAAGGCGCTGGTTCCGGAGACATTTGCCAATCCCTGCACCCACGTCGCGTTGCCGGCCAGGGAAAGGAGTCGTGACCGTGTTCTGAGCGACCATGAAATCCGGGCGCTTTGGAAAGATCTGGAGAACCGAATGGAACCGACCGCCTCCATCTATCGGCTCATCTTGTTGATGGGGCAGAGACCCGGGGAAACGAAAGCGATGCGGTGGCGGGACTTGGACGACGAGAACATCTGGACCATTCCAGCCACAGAAACCAAGAACAAGCGCGAACACAAGGTGCCCTTATCGTCTCAGGCTCTGGCCATCATCCAGGGCCTACACCCCTTGACTGGTGACTCGGAATTTGTCTTCGCGTCCCCCAGAGGTGGACACATCCGCTGGCTCCAAAAGATGAGCCAACGCATTCAGAAAAAAACAGGATTCCATTTTCGACCCCACGACTTGCGGCGGACCTGTGCAACCAATTTGAGCAAGCTCGGCACCGACGATGTCACAATCGCCCGGATTCTGAACCACTCGTGGCCGTTCCGGCACATGACAGCCGTGTACAACCGGTGGGAAAAGCTACCGGAAATGAGCCGAGCGTTGCAGCGGTGGGGAGAACGTCTTGAGCAGAAAATCACTGGCTAA